The DNA region TCCGCGGTTTCTGGCGCAGGACACGCTCAACCCGCCCCTGCACGATCTCCACCTGCGGTGCGCCGTGCAGGTTCTTGCGCGCATCCCGGCTGGTTCCCGGGGCCCCTTCAACGGAGAGGACGGAGCCCGTCTCCCCCACTGCGTCCGCCAGCGGCGCCGTGAAAAGCCCGGCGCCCGCGTAAAGATCGGCCACCACGGATCCCGGCTCCAGGAAGCCTCCGTCATGAAGGAATTCTGTGACCGCCCCCACAAGCGCTCCGGGCGCGTCGCGGTGGATCTGCCAGAAGCCGGCGCCTGTGATCCGGTAGTCGTGTCCCGCGGCCGACTCCTGGACCCAGGTCCGGCCCCTCAGCTGCCGGACCTCGTCCTTGAGCGGGTCGAAGGTGGCCACGGAAACGTCGTCCGGGAGCTGGGCAACGATTGCGCTGAGCCGTTTGGCCTTGGTGTCCGCGGCGGGGGCGAGCAGCACCAGGGGGCGGGAGCCGTTGGCCGGTGCCGCCACCTCCACCCGGTCGATCCCCTGCAGGTCGATGTCCCACAGGCGGAGCCGGTTGATGCCGTCCACCGCGAGCGGCATCTCCCGGACGGGAATGACGTGGTCGGAGCGGTGCGCGTGCATGCCCAGTTTTCCGCCCGTGGTGACCGAAAAACCAGCCCGGGTCCGCCACCCAAGCCCGGCGCCGGCGTCGTGGTTTAAGTCCGCATCCGCCTGGCCGTCGCCCACCGCCTCCACCGTCCCGGGGAAATGTTCGACGGCGGCGAGCCGCTTGAGCTGTTCCGCCAGCACCGCCGTTTTAAGGGCACGCTGGCGGGGCAGCGAGATGTGGCCGAATTCGGCCCCGCCCACCGGGGGATGCCCGTGGGCCCAGGCCCGCCGGGAGTCCGCAACGTGCCAGAAGTGGCCCACGCGGTCCGGCGACGCGTCAAGCACGTCAACCACGTCGGCGCGCCAGAACTTGGCGGATTCCTCCGCGTCCGTCAACCTGACCCGGACCGTCTCGCCGGGGATGCCGTGGCGGACAAAGATCACCCTGCCCTCGTGCCGTGCCACGCAGTGGCCGCCGTGGGCCACCGGGCCGATGTCCAGCACGAGCTCTGTTGCGGTCTCCTTGGCATGGCTGTCCGGCGTCTGGATCTTGGGACTCATTGGATATCCTGCAGGTTCTTGGCTTCTTCGGACGATTTCAGCTGCCACGGGACACTGGCCACCATCACGCCAGGTTCGAAGTGCAGCCGGGTCTTGATGCGCAGGGCTGTCTGGTTGTGGACCAGTTGCTCCCACCATTTGCCCACGACGTACTCGGGGATGTAGACCACAATAAGGTCGCGGGGTGAATCACGCCGCATGTTTTTCACGTATTCCATGATGGGCGTGACGGTCTCCCGGTACGGGCTCGCGAGCACGGTCAACGGTACGGGGATGTCGAGCTTTTCCCAGTCAGCCACCGTATGCGCGGTTTCCTCGGCGTTGATGTCCACCGTGACGGCGTCCAGCCGCGAGGGCCGCGATGCCCGAGCGTACGCCAAAGCCCGCAGAACCGGCTTGCGCACATGGGAGACCAGAAGCACCGCGTGGACCCGGGAGGGAAGTGCCCGTGGGGAGGAATCCTCGTCCACGGCGAGTTCCTTGGCCACATTGTCGTAATGCGCCCGGATGCTCCACATGATCAGGAACAGCACGAGCATGGCAAGGAGGGCAATCCAGGCCCCCTGCTCGAACTTGGTGACCAGGACAATCACCAGGACCAATGCCGTCATGCCGAAGCCGATGCTGTTGATGGTGCGGGACTTGACCATCCGCCGTCGGGCGGTTTTGTCCTTGGCGAGTTTGAGCTGCCTCCCCCAGTGCCTGATCATTCCCAACTGGCTGAGGGTGAACGAGATGAAAACACCCACAATGTAGAGCTGGATCAGTTTGGTGACATCGGCGTTGAAGGCGATGATCAGCACCAGGGCTCCGGCTGCCAGGGCCAGCACTCCGTTGCTGAACGCCAGGCGGTCTCCCCTGGTGCGCAACTGACGGGGAAGGTAGCCGTCCTGGGCCAGGATGGAGCCGAGCACAGGAAAACCGTTGAAGGCCGTGTTGGACGCGAATACGAGGATTACCCCGGTGGCCGCCACCACGATGAAGAAGGGAATGGAACCCGGCCCGAAGATGGTCTGGGCGATCTGGCTGATGGCCGGACTCTGGATGTAGCCCTCCGGCAGCGGCAGGCCGTTCAGGAGGAATTCCGTGGCAGGGTCCAGCACAATGTGGACCTTGGTGGCGTTGGCAAGGTAGATGATTCCCGCCAGCATCGATGCCCCGATGACGCCCAGCAAAAGCAGAGTGGTGGCTGCGTTTTTGCTCTTGGGGACCTTAAAGTTGGGGACGCCGTTGCTGATGGCCTCGACGCCGGTGAGGGCCGCGGCGCCCGAGGAGAACGCCCGCAGCAGGAGGAAGGCTCCTGCAAGGCCAACCAGTCCTTCGTCGAAGCCCGGAGCCGGGACGATCGTGAACGCCGCGGACGGCGCTTCGCCCAACTGCCCCGTGGCGGCCTGGAAAACACCCACCGCTGTCATGCCCAGGATCGAGGCCATAAAGATGTAGGTGGGGACGGCGAACAGGCTGCCGGCCTCCTTGATGCCGCGGAGGTTTACTAGTGCAAGGATGACGACGCCGATCGTGGCGATGAGCGCCTGCTGCCCGTGAAGCGAGGGCACGGCGGTGGTGAGGTAGGTGGCCGCCGAGGACATCGACACTGCCACGGTCAGGACGTAGTCCACCAGCAGCGCCGACGCTACCGTGAGTCCGGCGAACTTGCCGAGGTTGTCGTTGGCGATTTCGTAGTCGCCGCCGCCGGACGGGTAGGCGTGCACGTTCTGCCGGTAGGACGCCACCACCGTCAGCAGGACCACCATCACGGCGAGGCCTACCCACGGTGAAAACGCCACAGCGCTTACCCCCGCCAGTGCAAGGGTAAGCAGGATTTCATCCGGCGCGTACGCTACGGACGACAGGGCGTCGGACGCGAAAACCGGCAACGCAATCCGTTTGGGAAGCAACGTATGGGAAAGCCTGTCATTCCTGAAGGGCCTGCCCACCAGCACCCGTTTCACTATTGTCAGCACCCCACAAAGCTAGTCTGATTCGCGTTCTATGTCATGACGGCCTCCGGGCGGCTGTCACACGTGCCGTGCCGGTAGAGTTCTAGCAGCAGCAAACAGGCTATGGAAGTTGAGGAGATACGGGTGGCGCATTTCGTGATCATGGGATGTGGCAGGGTGGGGGCGACGCTGGCACATACGCTTGAGGACGCCGGCCATTCCGTGGCCATCATCGACCAGGACGACCGCGCTTTCCGCCGGCTGCGGCAGGGTTTTACCGGCCGCAAGGTCACCGGCGTCGGCTTTGACCGGGACACCCTCAAGCAGGCGGGCGTCGCAGAGGCCTATGCCTTCGCCGCCGTTTCCAGCGGTGACAACTCCAACATCCTGGCCACCCGGGTGGCCAGGGAAACCTTCCATGTCCCCCACGTGGTGGCCCGGATCTACGATCCTGGCCGGGCGGAGATCTACCAGCGGCTGGGCATCCCCACCGTTGCCGCAGTGCGGTGGAGCGCGGACCAGGTCCTGCGCCGTATCCTTCCTGAGCAGCACCTCGCCGGCGATTTCCGGGAACCGTCCGGCCGCCTGGTGCTCGCCGAACTTGATCTCGACGCCGGCTGGATCGGCCACCGGGTCAGCGAGATCGAAAAGGCCGCCGATGTCCGGGTGGCATACCTCACGCGGTTCGGCGAAGGACTGCTTCCAGAACCCGGAACCGCCTACCAGGACGGCGACACTGTGCATGCGATGCTGCAGGTGGACCGGAGTTCCCAGATCGCCCAGATCCTGGCCAAAGCACCTGCCAAGGAGTCGTAGTGAAAGTCGTTATCGTGGGTGCCGGCAGCGTCGGGTCCTCCATTGCCAGGGAACTGCTGGCGCACAAACACGAAATCCTGCTGATCGACCTCAAACCCGAGGTCATCGGCCGCAGCGGACTGCGCGGAGCACACTGGCTTGTGGGCGACGCCTGC from Arthrobacter pascens includes:
- a CDS encoding class I SAM-dependent RNA methyltransferase codes for the protein MSPKIQTPDSHAKETATELVLDIGPVAHGGHCVARHEGRVIFVRHGIPGETVRVRLTDAEESAKFWRADVVDVLDASPDRVGHFWHVADSRRAWAHGHPPVGGAEFGHISLPRQRALKTAVLAEQLKRLAAVEHFPGTVEAVGDGQADADLNHDAGAGLGWRTRAGFSVTTGGKLGMHAHRSDHVIPVREMPLAVDGINRLRLWDIDLQGIDRVEVAAPANGSRPLVLLAPAADTKAKRLSAIVAQLPDDVSVATFDPLKDEVRQLRGRTWVQESAAGHDYRITGAGFWQIHRDAPGALVGAVTEFLHDGGFLEPGSVVADLYAGAGLFTAPLADAVGETGSVLSVEGAPGTSRDARKNLHGAPQVEIVQGRVERVLRQKPRNFDALVLDPPRAGAGKSVVSQLIAAGPRAIAYVSCDPASFARDVAYFQQGGWSLTGLRAFDLYPHTHHLETVALLTPRR
- a CDS encoding APC family permease, translating into MLVGRPFRNDRLSHTLLPKRIALPVFASDALSSVAYAPDEILLTLALAGVSAVAFSPWVGLAVMVVLLTVVASYRQNVHAYPSGGGDYEIANDNLGKFAGLTVASALLVDYVLTVAVSMSSAATYLTTAVPSLHGQQALIATIGVVILALVNLRGIKEAGSLFAVPTYIFMASILGMTAVGVFQAATGQLGEAPSAAFTIVPAPGFDEGLVGLAGAFLLLRAFSSGAAALTGVEAISNGVPNFKVPKSKNAATTLLLLGVIGASMLAGIIYLANATKVHIVLDPATEFLLNGLPLPEGYIQSPAISQIAQTIFGPGSIPFFIVVAATGVILVFASNTAFNGFPVLGSILAQDGYLPRQLRTRGDRLAFSNGVLALAAGALVLIIAFNADVTKLIQLYIVGVFISFTLSQLGMIRHWGRQLKLAKDKTARRRMVKSRTINSIGFGMTALVLVIVLVTKFEQGAWIALLAMLVLFLIMWSIRAHYDNVAKELAVDEDSSPRALPSRVHAVLLVSHVRKPVLRALAYARASRPSRLDAVTVDINAEETAHTVADWEKLDIPVPLTVLASPYRETVTPIMEYVKNMRRDSPRDLIVVYIPEYVVGKWWEQLVHNQTALRIKTRLHFEPGVMVASVPWQLKSSEEAKNLQDIQ
- a CDS encoding potassium channel family protein, with the protein product MAHFVIMGCGRVGATLAHTLEDAGHSVAIIDQDDRAFRRLRQGFTGRKVTGVGFDRDTLKQAGVAEAYAFAAVSSGDNSNILATRVARETFHVPHVVARIYDPGRAEIYQRLGIPTVAAVRWSADQVLRRILPEQHLAGDFREPSGRLVLAELDLDAGWIGHRVSEIEKAADVRVAYLTRFGEGLLPEPGTAYQDGDTVHAMLQVDRSSQIAQILAKAPAKES